Within the Molothrus aeneus isolate 106 chromosome 1, BPBGC_Maene_1.0, whole genome shotgun sequence genome, the region GTTTTACATAATTGTGTTAATATTTGGTCTCCTAACAAGTTGCTCTGgatgaaaacacaaacaaatcaCCAAAATCAATAAACTGTAATACAAGTGATGATGGGGGCGGTTAAAAGTCCCCTCGGTTTCTGTTCCTGtaaaaggaaaagtgaaagtTTGACCTGTTACAAACAGAtcattataaaagaaaaaaaaaacaacaaaaaaaccaaaccaacaacaacaacaagaaacCCCAAAGAAccataaagcaaacaaaaaactaaaaaacaaacaaaaacaaacaaacaaacaaaacaaaaaaaagggaacaatCCACAGGGTGTTGATTCAGTTCCGCTGCAAAACCACAGAAGTCACTAAAAGCGCCTAAAAGCCGTGATCTCATCTGGCTCTGGCTTTTCTCATCCAAACCCATCAGCAGCTgccccactgcagctcctgggttCCATTTTCTGTGCCCGGGGAGCGTTGGCATTCCCAGGAAACGAAAAAGAGAGCAACCAAACCAAAGGCTCCCGGGACTGGGGTGAGAGCCCTGGTGGAAATGATTCATGTTTAATGATTAACGTTTCATGTTCAATGTTTAATGCTTCATGTTCAATGTTCAACGTTTCATGTTTAGTATTTAATGTTTCATGTCTCATGTTCCATGTTTCATGTTCAATGTTCAGTGTTCAATGTTTCATGTTCCATGTCCAATGTTCAATGTTCCATGTTCCAAGTTTCATCTTCCATATTCAATGTTCAGTGTTCCACGTTCCATGTCTCATGTTCAATGTTTCACATTTCATGTTCAATGTTTCATGTTTAATATTCAGTGTTTCATGCCTCATGTTCCATGTTTCACGTTCAATGTTCCATGTTCCATGTTCCATGTTCCATGTTCAATGTTCCAAGTTCCATGTTCAATGTTCGATGTTCTATGTCCAACATTTCACATTTCATGTTCAATGCTCAATGTTTCATGTTGAATATTCAATATTTCATGTCTCACGTTCCATGTTTCATGTTCAATGTTCAATGTTCAATGTTCAATGTTTAATTCAATGTTCAATCCCGCCCACCCAGGTCCCCAAAACCGTGCTGCACTAGGGGGTTTGCTAGTGCTGCACATGGATTGCAATTCATGGCCAGATTTTATTGCCCCCATGGCCTCGTTTTGTTACCAAAAATTGGTAAAATAAAACCccttcacagcagcacagcattgAACAGCAGGAGTTCCTCACCTGGCCGGATGCACGGGGGGATTTCTCCTCCCAGCCATGGTGTGCGCTGAGCACAGAAGGAGCTCCTGTTTAGATCCCCTGTCTCACACACAGATTCCCTGATTTTCCCGGAATAAACAGCCCCGAGGATCTGCTGATAGCCAAGCATCTCACAAGACTTAGCAGAGTCAGCCCCAGtgcaattaaatattaatttcagcagcacttctgaGCCTTCCCTCAGTGCCAGTGGGACATGGGGAGTTTCTGGCCATGTCCCAACCCCAAAAGGTGCCAGttccctcctgcctgggcagctctgcaagGTCAGTTTGCCAATGATCCCCTGGGAATTCCCTGttctgccagccctggaggggccTCTGCCTTTCTTGGGATTATCTGCAAACAAATCACATTTTTCAATGACTGATCTATTAATTCATGCTGTACTTGTGCTCATTATATTCCTTTGCAGACTGACCACTGTATTCTCTATTTCCCAATGTGTTTCCTGTGTTTCAGCTCTGTAATTCATTAACTGTGCAGTTACCTGCCCACACCAGGTCACCAATCACCTGCTGGGTTTTCTGAGGCTCCCAGCCACGGGGCTGCCTGTGCTGACCACTGATATTTGGGGTTGTCCCAGGAcatcccaggtgctgctgcggggtccctttcccagcagcttctccagctgctctgtcagCTCGGGGATTCCCAGGAATTGCTGGGGATTCTCCCACCTGCTGGGCCCCACAAGGGCACTGCAGACACTTCTGCCCTTTGCAGGATTCCCCGGTCTGCAGGATTTTGGCCAATTCCTCCTTTGTGCTTCACAGGTGTTGGTGTGATCTCAGGGTTTACCCCAGAAACCCGGGTCCCTCCCCTGAGCATTCCCTCCCAGGCgtgtcagtcacctctccttcccctcccagcactgtctgtcagtcctgcaATTCCAGAAGGGATTGGCAGAtccaaaggatgccctctacccctggggggcatggggccatccaggtgtcctttgtcccttgtacctggttggtggctccctgccccttccctcctttcctctcccgGGTAAAAGAGTGAGGAaccacgggctcagggagttctgttggagctggtgctgcattcagaggcctgagggccagaataaagctctggatccaaagcctccatcagaaccgactcctttccttcaccatggcCTGAAAGCTTCTCTGCCAGAGGgaaaccccaggagcagcccctgttatggggggaagctccatcccagcaccaccagagctcctgcaggcctggacctgtctgcagtgcccagctgcagcacccagccaggaaagagtgtctgtgggtgaaacaccacacatcCACCacccaaaagtgtctgtggggtgaaacaccacacacccaggcaggcaaaagtgtctgtggggtgaaacaccacacacccaggcagcccaaagtgtctgtggggtgaaacaccacacacccagccaggcaaaagtgtctgtggggtgaaacaccacacacccagcagccaaaagtgtctgtggggtgaaacaccacacacccagcagcccaaagtgtctgtggggtgaaacaccacacacccagcagcccaaagtgtctgtggggtgaaacaccacacacccaggcaggcaaaagtgtctgtggggtgaaacaccacacaggAACAAGCCCCTCAGGAGGGAGcacctgtgtccctgctggcacagccagggtgtGCCAGgttcagccagggctgcaggagtgcCTGGGACTGTTCTATAAAAACATTATActgtttttaatatattctataaaaataaaattaaaaaataaaataaaataaaaatataactatACCTATGAATATAACTATAACTATGAATATAACTATAACtatataactataactataactataactataactataactataactataactataactataactataaaACTGGTTTAAATATATATTGGTTAAAACTggttataaatatataaatatataactatatattagttataaataaataactggttaaaaatatatatatttttttaccCTTAAGTCTGCTCCCCACTCTGCTTTTtactgccagcactgctgggcagtGTCTGACCCACACTCCATCCATAACCCAGTCCCAAAGGTGTTCCAAGCTTTtccacagctctccctgcctgtccctggacAGAAGGTGGTGTTTGCCTCCCCTGTTTGGCGTCGGGCTGGGGAGGGCCCTCAGCAGCCGGGCCCCCTTTGATCAGCCAGGCCCCATGGccacagcattccctgcagcccctggggttccttctgcctcctttgATCCCTGAAACAGGAACACCTCAATGCCTTTTGGTCCAGGTGTTGGATTTTGCATTGCCCACCCCAGAGAGATCTTGGAGCACCCAATTTTCCAAACAGATctctctgcaggcaggggctgggcgtTGGGGCAGGACAGAAATTGGAGTGCCCCCCCTGTTTTCCGGATTTGAACGGCAGAGGTTGGAACAAAGGCCTCTTCCCTTCCTcgcacagcagctcccagctctgctctgcaggagctcagcacccAAGAAGCTGCTCCCCATCAAtcacacattttccttttccttccccatcagttgctgccaggggctcagctGAGGATGAGTCCCTCGGTCCTCGCCAGGGGATTCCTCATCCCCACCTGGGAGCCTGATGGTCTGGAGAGCTGGTTTGGGATCCTGTCTGGGGGACATTTCCAATGTCCCCTTTCCTCACAAATTCAGCCACCAGTTACTGCAGCACTCCCACCACCAGTGCTTCCCAGCGAGGGGATCCTGCCCCAGCTTCCCCCAAAGCTTCCCTTGGCATCCTCGGGGAATTCTGTCCAGAATCCCCCCTTTCACTGCACAGGGGGATTCGAATTTCCCATTCCAGCCCTGTGGTGTTCCCAacccattcccagctgggacCATTCCAAATGTGCCATTCCAAacccattcccagctgggacCATCCCAAACTGTGCCATTCCAAacccattcccagctgggacCATCCCAAACTGTGCCATTCCAAacccattcccagctgggacCATTCCAAATGTGCCATTCCAAACCCATTCCCGGGCAGGATCATTCCAAACTGTGCCATTCCAAACCCATTCCAGGGCAGGATCATTCCAAACTGTGCCATTCCAAACCCATTCCAGGGCAGGACCATCCCAAACTGTGCCATTCCAAacccattcccagctgggatcATTCCAAATGTGCCATTCCAAACCCATTCCAGGGCAGGACCATTCCAAACTGTGCCATTCCAAACCCATTCTCAGCTGGGACCATCCCAAACTGTGCCATTCCAAACCCATTCCCGGGTGGGATCATTCCAAACTGTGCCATTCCAAACCCATTCCAGGACAGGATCATTCCAAACTGTGCCATTCCAAGCCCATTCCCGGGTGGGAGCTCCCAGAAGAGCCCCAAACCCCCAGGGACCTTTGAGGCCCGCCCTGGGAAGCTTTTTCTGCACTTCCCCCTTCAAAGGAAAGgatgccctgctcctcccagggccCCTGCTCCCATTTCCTGCCCTCTGGGGATCGCAGcttctccccaaaaacccctccacGTCCCCCCGATCCCTCCGATCCGCTGGAATTCAGGAGTAGGTCCCGCCCAGCTGTTACCAAACCCCCTTAGCACCAGGGGAGCAGAATTCCTGCTCCTAACGCCGCCCTGGCGTCCCGGAGTTCCATTTCCTCTGGTTTTTGGCAGCACAGCCGGTGTTCCCTCGGAACTGGGCTCCCTTGGGAGCGCTGCTGTGGGGGCACAGGCACCGTGTGGCCCTGAGGATGTGGCAGAAGGGGAAATGTCCTCCCAgacctgctcccagccctcggGGGTGCCCCGGCAGCCGGAGCCCCgcaggtgccagcaggagccgggtccagcctctccctccccGCGCAGCCCGGAtccagggatggaattcccatttttttaggaattcagGACATTCAGCCCCACAAACTCCCGTCCTTGGAGGCACCTCAGCGTCCCAACCCCCCCCCGCGCTCCGGGCTCCGCTCTAATTTCAGGAATTTAATTGGGAAAACGGCTCCCGGCCTCGTGATCTTatctgaaaggagaaaaaaaagggaaattggGGAATTTTCCTGGTTATTTGAGCGCCGAGCACAAAGGAGCGGGCCCAGCACCTCCCCCTCGTGTCCCGTCCTGCCGACCCCGATTCCGGCGGCTCCTCCACGTGGGCTCCCGGCACGTTGAACTGGGACAGCCCAAAAAAGCCACAGCCGGGGGTGGCACGGAGGTGACAGGGTGACACCGCCAGGAAcgctgggagcagcctcaggTGGCACCAGGGGGGCAccaggtgggattttgggagcgTTTGGGGAATATTCCTCCTGGAAagagctgcccagccccgggggGCGGAAAAGCGGCGTGGACGTGGCTCCTGGGGACACGGCCAGTGGCGgccctgggacaggtgacaccgGGGGTGTCCCATCTCCGCGGGGCCGCCCTGGCCCAgtttcccctcccagctccgTGGGCAGATGGAGCGCGGGTGGGGGGCCTGCCCCCATTCCCCTGGGAACGCCACCATCTGTCCCCGGCTCGGTGACATCCGCCCGGGGgcactcccagtgctcccagtgctcccagtgctcccagtgcgaGCGGCCCCGGGCTCGCTGGGACGGGAGGGGAGCTCCGTGCCCGGGGGGGCcgcactgggagcagctgggggctgcaggtgccccccaggtgtgcgggtcccccccagccccacggtgggtcctccccccccccagcctcatctgcattttttactcatttctacatttttttactCATTTCTACGTTTTTTACTCATTTCCACATTAACTCCGATTTTTGGCGTTTGTTTATTTGGGGAaggggggacactgaggggacacgtGGTGGCCTCTGCTTTCACCAGAGGCCTGTCATGGTTCAACCACGACAAAGAGCCCAGAGGagtctccttccttcctccctccctcccttcctcttcctccctccctgcccttcctcctAATTAAAGGGAATAAATagaatagaaagaaatagaattaAATGGAATAGGAAGAGCAGAATGGGGTACGAGAACTGGACTAAGCAGAAGATAACAACTGGAATAActtaaacagaataaaataaaacagaaagaataataaatgaCATAGAAATgacatagaaaaaataaaataaatagactTAAAGAAACTTCTGGCCTTAAATACAAACACGGGGCAGGGCACTGGTGGgactggcagggactgggaaaTGCCTCTGAGGGACATTCCAGGATCCAAAGGTACTTCAGTATCCGAAGAGAACACGGAGAATCATCCCAGAGGGATTTTCCAAGGTCCGAGGATACCTCGAGGCCCCAGAGGACACGGAGAAGCATCCCCGGGGGATTTTCTCAGGTGCAAAGGGAACACGGAGAACCCTCCCAGAGGGATTTCCCAGGGTCCGGGAGAACTGGGAAGCGCTGGAGGACATTTCAAGGTCCAAAGGGACACGGAGAAGTGTCCTGGAGAGACTTTCCGAGGTGTGAAAGGCACATGGAGAAACATCCCTGAGGAATTTCCCAAGGTCCAAAGGGACATGGAGAAGTCCCCGGGTTCCAGAAGCCTCTGGGGGCACCCCGGGGTGGGCGCGGCACCGGCGGGGTCACACCCACCAGGGCACCGGGATGGCCCCGCTCCCGCGGCTACCGCTGGGCACCCGCCGGGAGCTCCCTGTCCCCGAGggcttccccagccctgagcaggtcCCTGGCCTCgagggggtccctgtcccccagcatGGCCCCATCCCTGCCGGGGTGCCTCTCACTgagcaggtccctgtccccacagggctccctatccctgtccctgtccctgtccctgagcgAGTCCCCATCCCCAcgggggtccctgtccccatccctatCCCTGTCCTTATCCCTATCCCTATCCCTATCCCTATCCCTGAGCGAGTCCCCGTCCCCAcgggggtccctgtccccatccctatccctgtccctatccctaTCCCTGAGCGAGTCCCCATCCCCACGGGGGTCCCTGTCGCCGCAGGattccctgtccctgagcaggttcctgtctctgtccctgtgcccgcGGGGGTCCCTATTGCTGTCTCTGAgtgggtccctgtccctgaggctgtccctgtccccacggGGGTCCCTATGGCTGTCCCCGTCCCCCTGAGGGTCCCTGTcgctgtccctgttcctgtccccgCGGGggtccccgtccccgtccccgcGGGGCCCGAGGCTGCGGGGCCGGCATTGCCGGCGCGTCCTGCGGTGCGAGCTGAGGTTGGCCCGCGACGCGAAGGCGCGGCCGCAGCGGGCGCAGGGGAAGGGCCGCTGGCGCGAGTGGCCCCGGCGGTGCAGCCAGAGGTGCCCGCGGTGCGGGAACACGCGGCCGCACTCGGGGCACGGGTGGGCGCGGTGCTGCCGCaggtgcagctccaggctctcccGCCAGCTGTAGCTCTTCCCGCAGCGCCCGCACACGAAGGGCCGCTccccggccggccccgccgcgcccgcgcAGCGCGGGGCCCGCGCCCGGTGCGAGTCGCGGTGCCGCAGCAGGTCCCCGCGCAGGCAGAAGCTGCGGCCGCACTCGGAGCAGCCGTGCCGGGCCCGGTTCCCCCGGCGCAGCTTCTTGTGCGCCAGGAGGCTGCGGCGGTGCCGGAAGGATTTGCCGCAGGTGCCGCACAGGTACGGCCGGCCCGGGAGCGCCTCGGCCCCGCCGCTCCTGCCGGTGAGGAGCCCCGACGCCGCCGGCACCGGCCGGGGCAGGGCCCCGGCACGGCCCCCCCGCTCGGTGTCGCGGCAGTCCGAGCGGGGGACACCGGAGCCCGATTGCCAGCGTCCCCCGGCGTCATCCTTGGTGTCAGAGCCGCTCCAGGCACCTGCTGGGGACACGGCGTCACCGTGGGGGAGTCCCGGACCCACCGCCGGCCCCGCGGCCACCCCTGCgacaccagcccagcccaggggtgtCACACCGGGGCTCTGACCAGGGCCAGCCCCTGGTCCCACGGCGACCCCCCCGGCCCGAGGGTGTCCCCGCGGGGTGGCCCGGTCACTCACAGCTGCCGGTGCTGTCGGTGCTGTCGCTATCTCCGCTGTGCCCCccagcgcagggagcccccCCGTGCGACTCCTCCTTCATGTGGGGGAACGTGGAGTTGGGGTCTGTGAGGGAGAGAGGACCCTCAGTGCCCCCGCCACGCTCTGGGAGGGTCATGGTCACCGGGAACGTCACCAGgccgggggctgtgctgggggcgGGGGGCCGGAGCACCCTCAGCCcgtgccacccccagccccgtgGTACCCCCAGTCCCATGCCACCCCTagcctgtgccacccccagccccgtgGTACCCCCAGTCCCATGCCACCCCTagcctgtgccacccccagccccgtgGTACCCCCTGCCCGtggctccccctgccccatgGCACCCGGaaccctgggcacccccagcctgtggcacccccagccctgggcaccccctgTCCCGTGACACCCCGTGCCACCCCCAGTCCCAtggcatccccagccctgggcaccccctgCCCGTGTCACCCCCTCCCCATGGCACCCCCTGCCCGTGTcactcccagccccatggcaccCCCTGTCCGTGGCACCCCCAGCCCgtggcacccccagccccatggtacccccagccccatggcaccCCCAGCCCGTGATATTCCCTGTCCGTGTCACTCCCAGTCCCATGTCACCCCCAGGCCGTGTCACCCCAGCCCCACTTCCCCGTCCCTCACCCAGGCCGGCCACCATCTCGTAGTTGTCGCACATGACCTGTCGGTGCAGCTCCCGCTGCCAGGGCGCCAGCTGCGCCCACTCCTCGGGGGAGAAGCGCACGGCCACCTCCTCGAATGTCACCTCGGGGGTCAccccctggcagggacagcggggggctcagggggacgGCGGCGCCGCCCTCGCTGCGCTCCCCGTGGGGGTCCCCGGGCTCTGGGGGCCCGAGCCCCGCTAATCCCGACCGGGACAGCCCCGGCGGCCCCCCCAGCCCTCCGCAGGGACCCGCGgagcccccccgcccccggcgcACCCCGGGCCCCGGGCACGGCCCGGGCTCACCCGCTGCATGGCCGGGCGGGGCCGATGGCGGCGGCGGAAGGGGCCGGGCTGGAGGGAGGCACCGGCAGCGGGGAGAGCGCCGGAACCGGGCCTTGGGGGCACTGCGAGGGCAGCGGGCGAGGGGAGGCTCTGCGGTGCGGTGGATGCCGGGATCCGGCTCCTTCCCGTGCCCGGTGGGTACCGGGATCCGGCTCCTTCCCGTGCCCGGCGGGTGCCGGGATCCGGCTCCTTGCCCGTGGCCGGCGGGTGCCGGGATCCGGCTCCTTCCCGTGCCCGGTGGGTACCGGGATCCggctcctgtgctgtgtccGGTGTGTATCGGGATCCggctcctgtgctgtgcccggCGGGTACCGGGATCCGGCTCCTTCCCGTGCCCAGTGGGTACCGGGATCCGGCCCCACTCGCCCACCCGGCAGCGTCATCCCCGCCCCAAACGGGGCCCCTCGACGCGGCCCCGTCCGAATGGGCCCCCAAATCCCGAGGGACCGGCCCGGTGACCCCCGGGATCCAGGAGCCCCGGGGGCTCACGcaccaggtgtccccagcccggAGGGTCCCCAACCGCGTGtctgccccaggacagggacacccgCGGGTcgtgcagcccctgtgcccaaACCCCCTAGAACCCACGCCAGTGGCACCGCATGTCCccagccagagcacagccacacacctgggacagggggcacagggggtctGTGTCCCAGTGGGtccccccagtgaccccagccccagtcccagtgtGAGACACCCCCCGGCCCAatctgtccccagggagcatTGGGGGCGTTGGTGCCACCCCCGTGGATGTGACAGTGACCCTGGGGTCGGCCACCCTAATGCTGAGCTCTCACTTGGTGTCCAGGTGAGGTTTGGTGGTCACAGAGCTCTGGCAGTGTCCCTGGTGGTCCCTTGGCCATGGTCAGAGCCTTTCCCGGGGCTCAGGCCAGGCCTGAGGCTGCAGAGAGACCCCTGTGCCCCCCGCCCAGTCCCAGACAGAGcacctggagccctgcagccatcagaagcttttattttaaataacctCAAAAAATAGAattgcagagagcagagctggggaaggggagtgGGGCGGgaccccctgcccagctggggctcCGGGGGCGGCTGTCCCAGTGTCGGTCCCGTCACAGGATCCGGTTCCCTTTGGGATGAAGCAACGGCAGCTCCCAGCGGTGTCTGTGGCCGAAGCTCTGCCCAGACCGTGGATCCCCGGCTCTGTCACACCGGGGGGACGGGGAGAGGCCACACAAACCCCAGCCaagccccccgagccccccaccACCACCGCCACCACCACGATCCGGCCCCAGCGGCCCCCCCGTGTCACCCTTCCCCATCCGGAATATCGAGTCCCAAAGCGCGCAGTTACC harbors:
- the LOC136556501 gene encoding zinc finger protein 707-like isoform X1 codes for the protein MQRGVTPEVTFEEVAVRFSPEEWAQLAPWQRELHRQVMCDNYEMVAGLDPNSTFPHMKEESHGGAPCAGGHSGDSDSTDSTGSSGAWSGSDTKDDAGGRWQSGSGVPRSDCRDTERGGRAGALPRPVPAASGLLTGRSGGAEALPGRPYLCGTCGKSFRHRRSLLAHKKLRRGNRARHGCSECGRSFCLRGDLLRHRDSHRARAPRCAGAAGPAGERPFVCGRCGKSYSWRESLELHLRQHRAHPCPECGRVFPHRGHLWLHRRGHSRQRPFPCARCGRAFASRANLSSHRRTRRQCRPRSLGPRGDGDGDPRGDRNRDSDRDPQGDGDSHRDPRGDRDSLRDRDPLRDSNRDPRGHRDRDRNLLRDRESCGDRDPRGDGDSLRDRDRDRDRDGDRDPRGDGDSLRDRDRDRDRDKDRDRDGDRDPRGDGDSLRDRDRDRDREPCGDRDLLSERHPGRDGAMLGDRDPLEARDLLRAGEALGDRELPAGAQR
- the LOC136556501 gene encoding zinc finger protein 707-like isoform X2, which codes for MQRGVTPEVTFEEVAVRFSPEEWAQLAPWQRELHRQVMCDNYEMVAGLDPNSTFPHMKEESHGGAPCAGGHSGDSDSTDSTGSCAWSGSDTKDDAGGRWQSGSGVPRSDCRDTERGGRAGALPRPVPAASGLLTGRSGGAEALPGRPYLCGTCGKSFRHRRSLLAHKKLRRGNRARHGCSECGRSFCLRGDLLRHRDSHRARAPRCAGAAGPAGERPFVCGRCGKSYSWRESLELHLRQHRAHPCPECGRVFPHRGHLWLHRRGHSRQRPFPCARCGRAFASRANLSSHRRTRRQCRPRSLGPRGDGDGDPRGDRNRDSDRDPQGDGDSHRDPRGDRDSLRDRDPLRDSNRDPRGHRDRDRNLLRDRESCGDRDPRGDGDSLRDRDRDRDRDGDRDPRGDGDSLRDRDRDRDRDKDRDRDGDRDPRGDGDSLRDRDRDRDREPCGDRDLLSERHPGRDGAMLGDRDPLEARDLLRAGEALGDRELPAGAQR